CCATCTTTTTGGCTCTGCGTTCGAGGGCGTCAGCTCCGCATAAGGCCTCGAAATGACCTAATCCTCCGCATCCGGGACCACAGGGCTCCTCGTATCCCAACACCATGTGTCCCAGTTCTCCGGCCATACCGTGAGCGCCGATCAGGAGACGTCCTCCTGTCACAACCCCTCCTCCAATCCCCGTCCCCAGAGTCAGCACCACGTAATCGGTCATGCCCTTAGCCGCACCGGCGAACCCCTCGCCCAAGGCATAAGCGTTGGCGTCGTTCTCGATAGCGGTGCAAACGCCTGTCGCGTCTTCTAACATCCGGCGTATGGGAAGTCCATTCCAGTCCGTGAAGTTCGTGATCATCAAAGCCCGCTCTCGGGTGGCATCCAATCCTCCCGGAATACAGACCCCCACGGGAATATTTTCGCCGGCTCCCAGCTCCCGCGCCATTCGGGCAATCTGGGCAATTACCGGCTGGGCTTTCCGTGAGTGTTCCGTGGGTTCTTCAAGCCTAGCCTCGACAGCGCCCTCTCCTACCCGACCCGCCATCACCTTGTGTCCGCCCAAATCGACTCCGATCGCTTTCATCGCGAAAACCTCGCTTGTATTGAATTTTCCGACGCGGTCCGCGCTCAGCGCAAACACGCCGGAGTTTTTATCGAGTATATCAAAAATACGCGCACATTTACATCGACTTGAGTAAAACTGCGGGACTCCGCTCCACGCCCCGCAGGGGGCTCGTCTGCTTAAAGTTCGAGATCCAAGGTTATATAGAACGCGCGCCCCTCCACTGGATACCAGAGCATTCGGGTCGGCCCGTTGAGTCCACCGGCGGGGTACATCCTCCAGGAGTCCGCCTCGTTGAAGAGGTCGTCCACGCCCGCGCTCAATGTGGTCGTTGGGCTCAAATTGTACTTGACGCCTATGTTCACCACGCCCCTCACATCAAAGAGTATGTTCTCCGAGCGGTCCGCGAAGTTCGCCCCCGCGTACCGGTACTCGGCGAACGTCGAGCCTTTGGCGAACTTTCTCGTAATCCTGGCCGAACCTGCCCACCTAGGACGGTTCGGAAGCCACATCCCATAGTAGCGCGACGAGCCGGAGTCGGGCGTATGGTTCTTCGCGTCCATCCACGTCGCCGACAGCGCCAGGTTCCATTTCTCCCAATCGAGATCCGCTCCCACCTCTACGCCTTTGACCTCCGCATGGGCTATGTTCGCGTATCGTCCGTACTGTGGGCTGTCCATCAAAAACTCGATAAGGTCGTCCGTATCGCGCCAAAAACCCGAAACCGACGCGTTGACCCGCGCGTTCCAGGGCTCGTATACTCCGTTCCAGATGAGCCCTAGGTCGAACTGCCGTCCAGTCTCCCATTTCATATCTTCCTCCGCCGGCAGTATAAAGGCCCCGTCTCCGTAGCGCTCGTACATGTTCGGCGCCCGCGCGTAGGTGCCGAGGGTCCCCTTCACCATCCAGGCGTTGGAGAACTCCTTGGTAAACGCTATCTGCCACGTGGCGTGGGACTCCTCGTCCTGTCCGTGCCAGCGCAGGGACGGGGTAGCGAGAAACGACCCGTCGGCCACGAGAGAGATGGTATCCTGAAGGGTGACGCTGACATCGTTGCGGTTGTATCTGTCCACGCCGCCGAGTTTGCTGAACACCATGTCTCCGTCCACGTCGAGCCGCTCGTCGGAATATTCGGCCAGCATCTCCAGGAAGTGGCGCTCGCCCAACGGCATGCTGGCGTCGAGGGCCACACCGAGGCGCGAAACACGGTACTCGCTTTTTTCCACATCATAAGAGCCGACGATGCTGTTCGCGTTTCCGCTCCTGCTGTCGTATTTCTTGTTCTGTCCCGTGTAAGTGAACTCCCAGCCCCAGTTGACGTCCCCTGCGCTCTGCTCCCGCCCCAGGGAAATATCCCATCGGGCCGTGTCCAGCAGGGCACCCGGCAGGTTGTCCGGGACCCCCGGCTTGTCCCGGCCCGGAGCCTGAGGCGGTAGGTCCCGGTCGCGCCTCACCCACGATGCCCGCGCCCGCCAGTGCGCGTCCTCCCACTTGAGCATGACATCGGTGTTCTCGAATCCGTTGTAACGTCGCTTACCGGTGTAATCGTCCGTGTCGTTGTAGGGCGTGCCGTCGTCGTTCCAATACTCGAAATCGCCCTTATACGTCTCGTAACCGAAGGAGCCGAAGAACTTTCCGTCTCCAAGCGCATTCGAATGCGTAATGGTCCCCTTGTACCTGCCGAAGGACCCCATGCCCAGGGAGAGGATCGAGCTGGGTTTCTCCGGCGACTTGGTCACGACGCTTATGACGCCTC
This Synergistaceae bacterium DNA region includes the following protein-coding sequences:
- a CDS encoding TonB-dependent receptor, which codes for MRMKFSAILFTFCIFLLASIALTVLPTFSVVPAWAAVELPKEVVTGSVIYDAAEDKYLSPGMVTVIRPEEKAGEQRNLPDLLEDVPGLRVIRLQGRNGYAVASVRGSTSSQVAVYVDGVLMNLQSEAAVDLSAIPADNVERIEVYRGYVPARFGAQAMGGVISVVTKSPEKPSSILSLGMGSFGRYKGTITHSNALGDGKFFGSFGYETYKGDFEYWNDDGTPYNDTDDYTGKRRYNGFENTDVMLKWEDAHWRARASWVRRDRDLPPQAPGRDKPGVPDNLPGALLDTARWDISLGREQSAGDVNWGWEFTYTGQNKKYDSRSGNANSIVGSYDVEKSEYRVSRLGVALDASMPLGERHFLEMLAEYSDERLDVDGDMVFSKLGGVDRYNRNDVSVTLQDTISLVADGSFLATPSLRWHGQDEESHATWQIAFTKEFSNAWMVKGTLGTYARAPNMYERYGDGAFILPAEEDMKWETGRQFDLGLIWNGVYEPWNARVNASVSGFWRDTDDLIEFLMDSPQYGRYANIAHAEVKGVEVGADLDWEKWNLALSATWMDAKNHTPDSGSSRYYGMWLPNRPRWAGSARITRKFAKGSTFAEYRYAGANFADRSENILFDVRGVVNIGVKYNLSPTTTLSAGVDDLFNEADSWRMYPAGGLNGPTRMLWYPVEGRAFYITLDLEL
- a CDS encoding ROK family protein, with product MFALSADRVGKFNTSEVFAMKAIGVDLGGHKVMAGRVGEGAVEARLEEPTEHSRKAQPVIAQIARMARELGAGENIPVGVCIPGGLDATRERALMITNFTDWNGLPIRRMLEDATGVCTAIENDANAYALGEGFAGAAKGMTDYVVLTLGTGIGGGVVTGGRLLIGAHGMAGELGHMVLGYEEPCGPGCGGLGHFEALCGADALERRAKKMGLSDAPVLKDLWLRKDEPAVASFWDFALNNIARGIASLIHVFDPQAVILGGGLRKGQGFMELLEARIPRYMGEPFKKTLNLLSSVLDTDAPVFGAALSALNRRDRA